From a single Mycolicibacterium moriokaense genomic region:
- the glgC gene encoding glucose-1-phosphate adenylyltransferase, with protein sequence MRELPHVLGIVLAGGEGKRLYPLTADRAKPAVPFGGAYRLIDFVLSNLVNARLLRICVLTQYKSHSLDRHISKNWRLSGLAGEYITPVPAQQRLGPRWYTGSADAIYQSLNLIYDEDPDYIVVFGADHVYRMDPEQMVQFHIESGAGATVAGIRVPRSEATAFGCIDADESGRIRSFIEKPTDPPGTPDDPEQTFASMGNYIFTTKVLIDAIRADAEDDDSDHDMGGDIIPRLVADGMAAVYDFNNNEVPGATERDHGYWRDVGTLDAFYDAHMDLVSVHPVFNLYNKRWPIRGEMEMLAPAKFVNGGSAQESVVGAGSIISAASVRNSVLSSNVVVDDGAIVEGSVIMPGTRIGRGAVVRHAILDKNVVVGPGEMVGVDLDKDRERFAISAGGVVAVGKGVWI encoded by the coding sequence ATGCGGGAACTGCCACACGTGCTGGGAATCGTCCTGGCGGGCGGCGAGGGCAAGCGGCTGTACCCATTGACGGCCGATCGGGCCAAACCGGCGGTCCCTTTCGGCGGCGCCTACCGGCTGATCGACTTCGTGCTGTCGAATCTGGTCAATGCCAGGTTGCTCCGAATCTGCGTGCTGACGCAGTACAAGTCGCATTCGCTGGACCGTCACATCTCCAAGAACTGGCGGCTGTCCGGGCTTGCCGGCGAGTACATCACCCCGGTGCCCGCCCAGCAGCGGCTCGGTCCGCGTTGGTACACGGGATCCGCCGACGCCATCTACCAGTCGCTGAATCTGATCTACGACGAGGACCCCGACTACATCGTCGTCTTCGGTGCCGATCACGTGTATCGGATGGACCCCGAGCAGATGGTGCAGTTCCACATCGAGAGCGGTGCCGGCGCGACCGTCGCCGGTATCCGGGTCCCGCGGTCTGAGGCCACCGCGTTCGGGTGCATCGACGCAGACGAGTCGGGCCGGATCCGCAGCTTCATCGAGAAGCCGACCGACCCGCCGGGCACTCCCGACGACCCCGAGCAGACGTTTGCGTCGATGGGCAACTACATCTTCACCACCAAGGTGCTCATCGACGCCATCCGCGCCGATGCCGAGGACGACGACTCGGACCACGACATGGGCGGCGACATCATCCCGCGTCTGGTCGCCGACGGGATGGCCGCGGTTTACGACTTCAACAACAACGAGGTGCCGGGCGCCACGGAACGCGATCACGGCTACTGGCGTGACGTCGGGACGCTCGACGCGTTCTACGACGCACATATGGACCTGGTGTCGGTGCACCCGGTGTTCAACCTCTACAACAAGCGCTGGCCCATCCGCGGTGAGATGGAGATGCTGGCGCCCGCGAAGTTCGTCAACGGCGGCTCGGCGCAGGAGTCCGTCGTCGGCGCGGGCAGCATCATCTCGGCCGCATCCGTGCGCAACTCGGTGCTGTCGTCCAACGTCGTCGTCGACGACGGCGCGATCGTAGAGGGGAGCGTCATCATGCCGGGGACCCGCATCGGCCGTGGCGCGGTGGTGCGGCACGCGATTCTGGACAAGAACGTCGTCGTCGGGCCCGGCGAGATGGTGGGCGTCGACCTCGACAAGGACCGGGAGCGGTTCGCGATCAGCGCCGGGGGCGTCGTCGCGGTCGGCAAGGGCGTCTGGATCTAG
- a CDS encoding TetR/AcrR family transcriptional regulator — MRSAPDDRTAIARIRDAAIDQWGQHGFSVGLRTIAEAAGVSAALVIHHFGSKDGLRKACDDYIAEIVRESKTESMRSADPANWLAQVAEIEEYAPMMAYLVRSMQSGSDLAKSFWQRMIDNAEQYIEEGVAAGIIKPSRDPKARARYVSMINGGGFLLYLQMHENPSDVRAVLRDYGEEMMLPALELFTNGLMTDSTMYDAFLAQHEKGIPFTSGEGGSHDGTVPTGG; from the coding sequence ATGCGTTCAGCGCCTGACGATCGCACGGCCATCGCCCGGATCCGCGATGCCGCAATCGACCAATGGGGCCAGCACGGGTTCAGCGTCGGGCTTCGGACCATCGCCGAAGCCGCAGGCGTGTCCGCCGCGCTGGTGATCCACCACTTCGGCTCCAAGGACGGTCTGCGCAAGGCATGCGACGACTACATCGCCGAGATCGTGCGCGAGTCGAAGACCGAGTCGATGCGCAGCGCCGATCCGGCGAACTGGCTCGCCCAGGTGGCCGAGATCGAGGAGTACGCACCGATGATGGCCTACCTCGTCCGCAGCATGCAGTCGGGCAGTGACCTCGCAAAGTCGTTCTGGCAGCGGATGATCGACAACGCCGAGCAGTACATCGAGGAGGGCGTGGCGGCAGGCATCATCAAGCCGAGCCGTGATCCCAAAGCTCGGGCCAGGTACGTCAGCATGATCAACGGTGGCGGGTTCTTGCTCTACCTGCAGATGCACGAGAACCCCAGCGATGTACGCGCCGTGCTGCGCGACTATGGCGAAGAAATGATGTTGCCCGCGCTGGAGTTGTTCACCAACGGCCTCATGACCGACTCGACGATGTACGACGCGTTCCTCGCTCAGCACGAGAAGGGCATCCCGTTCACATCCGGAGAAGGAGGTTCCCATGACGGCACCGTTCCTACAGGGGGTTGA
- a CDS encoding O-methyltransferase yields MAGIDDVIGGGPQSRAESIVKHAEQSISEDAIVAAARERAVDIGAGAVTPAVGALLCVFAKLTGAKAVVEVGTGAGVSGLWLLSGMRDDGVLTTIDVEPEHQRIAKQAFTEAGVGPGRSRLISGRAQEVLTRLADESYDLVFIDADPIDQPQFVVEGVRLLRSGGAIVLHRAALGGRAGDANAKDAEVSAVREAARLIAEDERLTPVLIPLGDGLLAAARD; encoded by the coding sequence ATGGCAGGCATCGACGACGTCATCGGGGGCGGACCCCAGAGCCGCGCCGAGTCGATCGTCAAGCACGCGGAGCAGTCGATCTCCGAAGACGCCATCGTGGCGGCCGCCCGGGAACGGGCCGTCGATATCGGTGCGGGCGCGGTGACCCCCGCCGTCGGGGCGCTGCTGTGTGTCTTCGCGAAGCTGACCGGGGCCAAGGCGGTTGTCGAGGTAGGCACCGGCGCCGGGGTGAGTGGGCTGTGGCTGCTGTCGGGCATGCGCGACGACGGGGTGCTCACGACGATCGACGTCGAACCCGAGCATCAGCGGATCGCGAAGCAGGCGTTCACCGAGGCCGGCGTCGGCCCGGGTCGGAGCAGGTTGATCAGCGGGCGGGCGCAGGAAGTGCTGACCCGCCTCGCCGACGAGTCCTACGACCTGGTGTTCATCGATGCCGATCCGATCGATCAGCCGCAGTTCGTCGTCGAGGGCGTGCGATTGCTGCGCTCCGGTGGCGCGATCGTGCTGCATCGCGCCGCGCTCGGCGGCCGGGCAGGCGACGCGAACGCCAAGGACGCCGAGGTGTCCGCGGTACGCGAAGCCGCGCGGCTGATCGCCGAGGATGAGCGGCTGACGCCGGTGCTGATCCCGCTCGGCGACGGGCTGCTCGCCGCCGCTCGCGACTGA
- a CDS encoding methyltransferase family protein has translation MKVALQLLASTVGGILFMGALLFWPAGTFDYWQAWVFIAAFIVGSMVPTIYLAAKYPDALQRRFKSGPWAETRMAQRLINVGIITTVIAAGVISALDYRFGWSHPPIAVIVLGNVLVLTGLVIAELVIIQNNFAAATITVEENQPVVSTGLYGVVRHPMYVGALIVMVGMPLALASYWGLLTAIPAVLVFVARITDEEKALRQELDGYDEYTQKVHYRLVPGVW, from the coding sequence GTGAAGGTCGCACTGCAACTACTGGCCTCCACCGTCGGAGGCATCCTCTTCATGGGTGCGCTGCTGTTCTGGCCGGCAGGTACTTTCGACTACTGGCAGGCGTGGGTCTTCATCGCCGCGTTCATCGTCGGCTCCATGGTTCCGACCATCTATCTCGCGGCGAAGTATCCCGACGCCTTACAGCGGCGCTTCAAATCGGGACCATGGGCCGAAACCCGTATGGCGCAACGGCTCATCAACGTTGGCATCATCACGACGGTCATCGCCGCCGGAGTAATCAGCGCACTCGACTACCGGTTCGGTTGGTCACACCCGCCGATCGCCGTCATCGTGCTCGGCAACGTCCTAGTGCTGACGGGTCTCGTCATCGCCGAGCTGGTGATCATTCAGAACAACTTTGCGGCGGCCACGATCACCGTCGAGGAAAACCAGCCAGTGGTGTCGACCGGCCTCTACGGCGTTGTGCGCCACCCGATGTACGTCGGGGCGCTGATCGTGATGGTTGGAATGCCCCTGGCGCTGGCCTCGTACTGGGGCCTGCTCACAGCCATCCCCGCCGTACTCGTCTTCGTCGCCCGCATCACCGACGAGGAGAAGGCGCTGCGCCAGGAACTCGACGGCTACGACGAATACACCCAGAAGGTGCACTATCGGCTGGTGCCCGGCGTGTGGTGA
- the sigE gene encoding RNA polymerase sigma factor SigE, which translates to MDDGGRWDTGNNHTEFSVLANVEPSTLDDICDQEDLTITTKFAPAAPSTMAHLEQYTDGEWVEPSDELTGTAVFDATGDHSTMPSWDELVRQHADRVYRLAYRLSGNQHDAEDLTQETFIRVFRSVQNYQPGTFEGWLHRITTNLFLDMVRRRGRIRMEALPEDYDRVPADDPNPEQIYHDSRLGPDLQAALDSLPPEFRAAVVLCDVEGLSYEEIGATLGVKLGTVRSRIHRGRQALREYLARHGDNGADTADAPNYRDTAKSA; encoded by the coding sequence ATGGACGACGGTGGACGCTGGGATACGGGGAATAACCACACGGAGTTTTCTGTTCTCGCGAATGTCGAGCCGTCGACACTCGATGACATCTGTGACCAGGAGGATCTGACGATCACCACCAAGTTCGCCCCCGCTGCACCGTCGACCATGGCTCATCTCGAGCAGTACACCGACGGGGAATGGGTTGAGCCGTCTGACGAATTGACCGGTACCGCGGTCTTCGACGCGACCGGCGACCACTCCACGATGCCGTCATGGGACGAGTTGGTGCGCCAGCACGCCGACCGCGTCTACCGGCTCGCCTACCGGCTTTCGGGCAACCAGCACGACGCCGAGGACCTCACGCAGGAGACTTTTATTCGCGTCTTCCGCTCGGTCCAGAACTATCAGCCCGGCACGTTCGAGGGCTGGCTGCACCGCATCACCACGAACCTGTTCCTCGACATGGTCCGTAGGCGTGGCCGCATCCGGATGGAGGCGCTGCCCGAGGACTACGACCGGGTGCCGGCTGACGATCCCAACCCTGAGCAGATCTACCACGACTCGCGGCTGGGCCCTGACCTGCAGGCCGCGCTGGATTCGCTGCCGCCGGAGTTCCGCGCAGCCGTCGTCCTCTGCGACGTTGAGGGGTTGTCCTACGAGGAGATCGGCGCCACGCTGGGCGTGAAGCTCGGCACCGTGCGCAGCCGTATCCACCGTGGACGGCAGGCGCTGCGTGAGTACCTGGCCCGCCACGGCGACAACGGCGCCGACACCGCTGACGCCCCCAACTACCGGGACACGGCCAAGTCAGCCTGA
- a CDS encoding DUF4126 domain-containing protein — MELLTGFGLATAAGLNAYIPLLALGLLSRFTDLVTLPAGWTWLENGWVMAIVAVLLVVEIIADKVPALDSINDAVQTFVRPTAGGIVFGSGTAAQTNAVTDPGAFAQSGQWIPVAIGVVVALVVSLTKSTVRPAANVATAGVAAPVLSTVEDGISVGLVLVAVLVPVLVLVVLVLLAWAAVRLLRRRRRRARAARTEP, encoded by the coding sequence ATGGAGCTGCTGACCGGCTTCGGGCTGGCCACCGCGGCGGGACTCAACGCCTACATCCCGCTGCTGGCGCTCGGTCTGCTGTCCCGGTTCACCGACCTCGTCACCCTGCCGGCGGGATGGACCTGGCTCGAGAACGGCTGGGTGATGGCGATCGTCGCCGTCCTGCTCGTCGTCGAGATCATCGCCGACAAGGTGCCCGCCCTCGACAGCATCAACGACGCCGTCCAAACCTTCGTCCGGCCGACGGCCGGTGGCATCGTCTTCGGATCGGGCACCGCGGCCCAGACCAACGCCGTCACCGATCCGGGCGCCTTTGCGCAATCCGGACAGTGGATCCCGGTAGCGATCGGTGTCGTCGTCGCACTGGTGGTGTCGTTGACGAAATCGACGGTGCGACCTGCCGCCAACGTCGCCACCGCAGGAGTGGCCGCGCCGGTACTGAGCACTGTCGAGGATGGAATCAGCGTCGGCCTGGTGCTCGTGGCCGTTCTGGTCCCGGTCCTCGTTCTGGTCGTGCTGGTCCTGTTGGCATGGGCTGCCGTGCGCCTATTGCGGAGACGACGACGGCGGGCGCGCGCCGCAAGAACCGAACCCTAG
- a CDS encoding ABC transporter permease — protein MTTTLARTSRHSVSTAPWTGTKSLLLLALRRDRIRLSIWVGALTLLMVYGPNAIKLAYPDEASRQARVNLMKTPAAIIMGGPMFGGNETDLGAMTANELMLTMIIAASILATLTVIRHTRAEEESGAAELVLSSVVGRHARTYAALILIGGVNAVLTVTMTLAIASAGFGLVDSAAMCLGITGAAMVFGAVAAVTAQLWRQSRTATGAAMAVLALAAFVRGIGDVIDNSGSALSWFSPIAWAQQMRPFVDLRWWPLALLVVVAIGLMALATALESRRQYDDGTFPSTGERPKARAITSVIGLHLTLQRGQTIGWAVGLFLGGLAFGSMTKSLLDAAKENELIQRVLVAQGTDSVYTTMTQFLAAAATAYVVSAVLRLLGDEDKGLAEAVLAGAVSRWRWLFTTVASALVGAVVLMFFAGLGNGLGAGITLGEPATIVRLTVAGLAYLPAMAVMAGIAALAVALHRAWIGWLAVTFVVVALYLGALLRLPRWLLDLSPVGQTTAPSDYPVLAMTVMVVVAAALTVLAGAIYRQRDVV, from the coding sequence ATGACCACCACCCTCGCGCGCACCTCGCGCCACAGCGTCTCGACGGCGCCGTGGACGGGCACGAAGAGCCTGCTGCTACTGGCGCTGCGCCGCGACCGCATCCGCCTGTCGATATGGGTCGGCGCGCTGACCTTGCTGATGGTCTACGGCCCGAATGCGATCAAGCTGGCGTACCCGGATGAGGCGTCGCGTCAGGCCAGGGTCAACCTGATGAAGACGCCCGCGGCGATCATCATGGGAGGACCGATGTTCGGCGGCAACGAGACCGACCTCGGCGCGATGACGGCCAACGAGCTGATGCTCACGATGATCATCGCGGCGTCGATTCTGGCCACTCTCACCGTGATTCGACATACGCGGGCCGAGGAGGAGAGCGGCGCCGCCGAATTGGTGCTGTCCTCGGTGGTCGGCCGCCATGCGCGCACCTATGCCGCCCTGATCCTCATCGGCGGAGTCAACGCAGTGCTCACGGTGACGATGACGCTGGCCATCGCGTCCGCCGGGTTCGGGCTGGTCGACAGCGCGGCGATGTGTCTCGGCATCACCGGTGCGGCGATGGTCTTCGGCGCGGTCGCCGCTGTCACGGCGCAGCTGTGGCGTCAGTCGCGCACCGCGACGGGAGCTGCGATGGCCGTGCTGGCACTGGCCGCGTTTGTGCGCGGGATCGGCGACGTCATCGACAACTCCGGCAGTGCGCTGAGCTGGTTCTCACCGATCGCGTGGGCCCAGCAGATGCGCCCCTTCGTCGACCTGCGGTGGTGGCCTCTGGCCCTGTTGGTCGTGGTGGCGATCGGACTGATGGCCCTGGCGACCGCGCTGGAGAGCAGGCGCCAGTACGACGACGGCACTTTCCCTTCCACAGGTGAGCGTCCCAAAGCGCGCGCAATCACCTCGGTGATCGGCCTGCACCTGACGCTGCAACGCGGCCAGACGATCGGCTGGGCGGTCGGGTTGTTTCTTGGCGGGTTGGCATTCGGGTCGATGACGAAATCGCTGCTGGATGCCGCCAAGGAAAACGAGTTGATCCAACGAGTTCTGGTGGCGCAAGGCACCGACAGCGTTTACACGACGATGACCCAGTTCCTCGCCGCGGCGGCCACCGCATACGTCGTCTCCGCGGTACTGCGCTTGCTCGGCGACGAGGACAAGGGCCTCGCCGAGGCGGTGCTGGCGGGCGCCGTTTCCAGGTGGCGCTGGCTGTTCACCACGGTCGCCTCCGCTCTGGTAGGCGCGGTCGTACTGATGTTCTTCGCGGGCTTGGGCAACGGGCTTGGCGCAGGCATCACGCTTGGCGAACCGGCGACGATCGTGCGGCTGACCGTCGCCGGCCTGGCGTACCTACCCGCGATGGCCGTGATGGCAGGCATCGCCGCGCTCGCGGTCGCCCTACACCGGGCCTGGATCGGCTGGCTTGCAGTCACTTTCGTCGTCGTCGCGCTGTATCTCGGCGCACTGCTCCGCTTGCCGAGGTGGCTGCTGGACCTCTCCCCCGTTGGCCAGACGACCGCACCGTCGGACTACCCGGTCCTCGCGATGACCGTGATGGTCGTCGTCGCAGCTGCGCTGACCGTGCTCGCCGGGGCGATCTACCGTCAGCGCGACGTCGTGTAG
- the htrA gene encoding serine protease HtrA: MSNLDQTGRERLEPRPVSRPPVDPASQRAFGRPAGVTGSFLDADKYRDQGEFTPKDAPADPVLAEAFGRPYPGVESLQRHPADAGALEAEREGTGPDDADDPWRNPGAPVALGTPAMAAAPREASNVNTGKLGVRDVLFGGKVSYVALGVLGIMALVIGVAGGWVGRTTAEVVQAFTTSKVTLETSDPGDAPEGRFAKVAAAVADSVVTIETKSDEDGSQGSGVVVDGRGYIVTNNHVISEAAVNASKYKMTVVFNDGKEVPANLVGRDPKTDLAVLKVDNVDNLTVARLGDSDKLYVGQEVIAAGAPLGLRSTVTQGIISALHRPIPLSGDGSDTDTVIDGVQTDASINHGNSGGPLIDMDGNVIGINTAGKSLSDSASGLGFAIPVNEVKTVIESLIRDGKIAHPTLGLTARSVSNDLASGAQVANVKAGSPAEKAGILENDVVVKVGDRTVADADEFVVAVRQLKIGQDAPIVVMRDGRPVTLIVNPGPDNST; encoded by the coding sequence GTGAGCAATCTGGACCAGACCGGTCGCGAACGCCTTGAGCCGCGGCCCGTGTCGCGGCCTCCGGTCGATCCGGCGTCACAGCGGGCGTTCGGCCGACCCGCAGGCGTAACTGGATCCTTCCTCGATGCGGACAAGTACCGCGATCAAGGTGAGTTCACGCCGAAGGATGCGCCGGCCGACCCGGTTCTGGCCGAGGCTTTCGGTCGGCCCTATCCCGGCGTCGAATCGCTGCAGCGGCACCCGGCGGACGCGGGTGCGCTCGAGGCCGAACGCGAGGGGACGGGCCCCGACGACGCCGACGATCCGTGGCGCAATCCGGGTGCCCCGGTGGCGCTGGGCACTCCGGCGATGGCGGCGGCGCCGCGCGAAGCGTCGAACGTCAACACCGGCAAGCTGGGCGTGCGCGACGTGCTGTTCGGCGGCAAGGTCTCCTACGTCGCACTGGGCGTGCTGGGCATCATGGCGCTCGTCATCGGTGTCGCCGGAGGTTGGGTGGGGCGGACGACGGCCGAGGTCGTCCAGGCGTTCACCACCTCCAAAGTCACCCTCGAGACCAGCGACCCTGGCGACGCACCCGAGGGCCGCTTCGCCAAAGTCGCTGCGGCAGTGGCTGATTCGGTTGTGACGATTGAGACCAAGAGCGACGAGGACGGTTCGCAGGGTTCCGGCGTCGTCGTGGACGGCCGCGGCTACATCGTCACCAACAACCACGTGATCTCTGAGGCCGCGGTCAACGCGAGCAAGTACAAGATGACCGTCGTGTTCAACGACGGTAAGGAAGTTCCCGCCAACCTGGTGGGCCGTGACCCCAAGACCGACCTCGCCGTGCTGAAGGTCGACAACGTCGACAACCTGACGGTCGCCAGGCTCGGCGACTCCGACAAGCTCTACGTCGGTCAAGAGGTGATAGCCGCGGGAGCGCCGCTGGGCCTGCGCAGCACCGTCACGCAGGGCATCATCAGCGCGCTGCACCGACCGATTCCGCTGTCGGGCGACGGGTCGGACACCGACACCGTCATCGACGGCGTGCAGACCGACGCGTCGATCAACCACGGCAACTCCGGTGGACCGCTCATCGACATGGACGGCAACGTGATCGGCATCAACACCGCGGGCAAGTCGCTGTCCGACAGCGCCAGCGGCCTGGGCTTCGCGATCCCGGTGAACGAGGTCAAGACGGTCATCGAATCGCTGATCCGCGACGGCAAGATCGCGCATCCGACGCTCGGCCTGACGGCCCGGTCGGTGAGCAATGACCTCGCGTCGGGTGCTCAGGTGGCCAACGTGAAGGCGGGCAGCCCTGCGGAGAAGGCAGGCATCCTCGAGAACGACGTCGTCGTCAAGGTCGGCGACCGAACCGTCGCGGACGCAGACGAATTCGTGGTCGCCGTGCGCCAGCTCAAGATCGGGCAGGACGCGCCGATCGTCGTGATGCGCGACGGCCGGCCGGTCACCTTGATCGTGAACCCCGGCCCCGACAACAGCACCTAG
- the rseA gene encoding anti-sigma E factor RseA — translation MVDAGHVFRRAFSWLPAQFASQSDAPVGPRQFGSTEHLSTEAIAAFVDNELRLTPHLRAANHLSLCPQCSAEVEAQRQARSALRESLPIAIPSSLLGQLSQIPLHSGQTAADQTASIQDSQLADGAANSRRKRR, via the coding sequence ATGGTCGACGCGGGGCACGTGTTCCGCCGGGCGTTTTCCTGGCTGCCCGCCCAGTTCGCTTCACAGAGCGACGCCCCTGTGGGACCGCGCCAGTTCGGCTCCACCGAGCATCTGTCCACCGAGGCCATCGCGGCGTTCGTCGACAATGAGCTGCGCCTGACCCCGCATCTGCGCGCCGCCAACCACCTGTCGTTGTGTCCGCAGTGCTCCGCGGAGGTCGAGGCCCAGCGCCAGGCGCGCAGTGCGCTGCGGGAGTCGCTGCCGATAGCCATACCGAGCTCGCTGCTGGGCCAGTTGTCGCAGATTCCGCTGCACAGTGGCCAGACCGCCGCCGATCAGACTGCCTCGATTCAGGACTCGCAGTTAGCTGATGGCGCGGCGAATTCTCGCCGTAAACGCCGGTAG
- a CDS encoding HNH endonuclease, producing MFEAGGIAHEASLVERIAQLERSKSAAAAEQARLTADLDTARRAREAAEGVPASKRGRGLANEIALARHDSPNLGGRHLGFARALVHEMPYTLAALECGALSEWRATLIVRESACLSIEDRRTLDARLCADQAALEGRGDKRIAADAKAIAYELDPHAVVDKAVRAESERRVTVRPAPDTMSYVTALLPMAQGVSVYAALKRAADTTFDDRSRGQVMADTLVERVTGRPADVPVPVAVNLVLTDETLLGGATTPAQIAGYGPVPAAIACRLANDAIADENSKATLRRLYRHPDSGALVAMESRSRLFPKGLAQFIAIRDDTCRTPYCDAPIRHTDHATPHARGGPTTAANGLGECEACNYAKEAPGWRVHTFDGEGERHTAEYVTPTGARHKSHAPPLPGDIVMFKPSAVEALIASQLAGFTAA from the coding sequence ATGTTCGAAGCAGGCGGGATTGCTCACGAGGCATCACTGGTCGAACGCATCGCGCAGCTCGAACGGAGCAAGTCCGCCGCAGCTGCCGAGCAGGCCAGGCTCACCGCCGACCTCGACACCGCCCGCCGCGCACGCGAGGCCGCCGAAGGGGTGCCCGCCAGCAAGCGCGGCCGCGGGCTGGCCAATGAGATCGCGTTGGCGCGCCACGATTCGCCCAATCTTGGTGGGCGCCATCTCGGCTTCGCGCGGGCACTCGTCCACGAGATGCCCTACACCTTGGCGGCTTTGGAATGCGGGGCGCTCTCGGAATGGCGCGCAACGCTCATCGTCCGGGAGTCGGCGTGTCTGTCCATCGAGGACCGCCGAACGTTGGACGCCCGGTTGTGCGCCGACCAAGCGGCTCTGGAAGGCCGAGGCGACAAGCGGATTGCGGCCGACGCCAAGGCCATCGCCTACGAACTCGACCCGCACGCCGTCGTTGACAAGGCGGTCCGTGCCGAATCCGAACGCAGGGTCACCGTGCGCCCCGCCCCGGACACAATGAGCTACGTGACGGCGTTGCTGCCCATGGCCCAGGGGGTGTCCGTCTACGCCGCTTTGAAACGCGCCGCCGACACCACCTTCGACGACCGCAGTCGCGGCCAGGTCATGGCGGACACTCTCGTCGAGCGCGTCACCGGCCGCCCCGCCGACGTTCCGGTTCCCGTTGCAGTCAACCTCGTCCTGACCGACGAGACGCTGCTGGGCGGTGCCACCACACCGGCTCAGATCGCCGGGTATGGGCCGGTGCCTGCGGCGATCGCCTGCCGCCTGGCCAACGACGCCATCGCCGACGAGAACTCCAAAGCGACGCTGCGCCGGCTGTATCGCCATCCGGACTCGGGAGCGCTGGTCGCCATGGAATCGCGATCACGTTTGTTCCCAAAGGGGCTCGCGCAGTTCATTGCGATCAGAGATGACACCTGTCGGACTCCGTATTGCGATGCGCCCATTCGACACACCGACCACGCGACTCCACATGCGCGCGGCGGCCCCACCACCGCCGCGAACGGTCTCGGAGAATGCGAGGCGTGCAACTACGCGAAGGAAGCACCGGGATGGCGCGTGCACACGTTCGACGGTGAGGGCGAGCGGCACACGGCGGAGTACGTCACGCCGACGGGCGCGCGCCACAAGTCACACGCCCCGCCGTTGCCCGGCGACATCGTGATGTTCAAGCCGAGTGCGGTTGAAGCGCTCATCGCCAGTCAGCTGGCGGGGTTCACCGCAGCCTGA
- a CDS encoding ABC transporter ATP-binding protein, whose protein sequence is MTAPFLQGVDTGRRSPHAVEIRGLSKSFGRTKALDGLDLTVAPGDITGFLGPNGAGKSTTIRVLLGLLRADSGTARLLGGDPWRDAVELHRRIAYVPGDVTLWPNLTGLQAIDFLARLRGNGVDTRRRDQLIERFELDPHKKARTYSKGNRQKVAIVAAFSTNAELYILDEPTSGLDPLMEKAFQQCVQEVADRGAAVLLSSHILAEVEKLCDKVTIIRAGRTVRSGSLDELRHLMRTTVSVRTRTDGAALQRSPYVHDFAIADGHYTFSVDRNDLDCVMAQLTDLGILDLTVTPASLEDMFLREYQGAVR, encoded by the coding sequence ATGACGGCACCGTTCCTACAGGGGGTTGACACAGGCAGGCGATCCCCCCACGCAGTCGAGATCCGGGGATTGTCAAAGTCTTTCGGGCGGACCAAGGCGCTCGACGGCCTCGACCTGACCGTCGCGCCGGGTGATATCACCGGCTTCCTCGGCCCCAACGGCGCAGGCAAGTCCACCACGATCCGCGTGCTGCTCGGCCTGTTGCGCGCCGACAGCGGGACTGCGCGGCTGCTCGGCGGCGACCCATGGCGCGACGCAGTGGAGCTGCACCGCCGAATCGCCTACGTCCCCGGCGATGTCACGCTGTGGCCCAACCTGACCGGGCTGCAGGCGATCGACTTCCTCGCGCGGCTGCGCGGCAACGGCGTCGACACCCGCAGACGTGATCAACTGATCGAGCGCTTCGAACTCGACCCCCACAAGAAGGCCCGCACCTACTCAAAGGGCAATCGGCAGAAGGTGGCGATCGTCGCCGCGTTCTCGACGAACGCCGAGCTCTACATTCTCGACGAGCCGACCTCCGGGCTGGACCCGTTGATGGAGAAGGCGTTTCAGCAATGCGTGCAGGAAGTGGCCGACCGTGGGGCCGCCGTGCTGTTGTCGAGTCACATCCTCGCCGAGGTCGAAAAACTTTGCGACAAGGTCACGATCATCCGCGCCGGGAGGACGGTGCGCTCAGGCTCGCTCGACGAGTTGCGGCACTTGATGCGCACGACGGTGTCCGTGCGCACCCGAACCGACGGCGCCGCACTGCAGCGCAGCCCGTACGTACACGACTTCGCAATCGCCGACGGCCATTACACGTTCTCCGTCGACCGCAACGACCTCGACTGTGTCATGGCCCAACTCACCGATCTCGGGATTCTCGACCTGACCGTGACACCGGCGTCGCTCGAGGACATGTTCCTGCGCGAGTACCAGGGGGCGGTGCGATGA